gtcaggtggcacgcccggctttcacacattctccgggcacgtgacggaaattgcgggccgtcgacgagggagcagtgcttgccagcgcaccagcaacctcccggctcttcgtgttgcccgtcgttgctcgccggtgggtttcggtagACAACAATAGcccaaggggacgcgtacacaggcgttgagaccccgacaggtgggtccaatgcggatgtatagtatactgcgcagaaggcattaatggtgctacagtggttgagaatctctccccggatatgcttcatcgccctgtggactctctgaccgaggagtggattcacctgtcccatcggcgaggcgcccgttgaggtagtgtaggttgcggcgtagactgttgggtctaccgcgtatgCGTCATGATGGGCGAaggcgagccgtcgtgtccaactagcgtagcagactgacatgcgtggcgtgggcggcgccagcggctgcactgtgtgtcttggtaacgcgcgatcaacagtgcagcctggcaaaagtcgcctcgggctctgctgtggcagagcgcacttacgtctcccgtattgaatgcggtagctgggcgagtcttcccgaggaagcttcgcGGCCGCGCACGTGCCTgcacctgcggacacgtggcggctccagacctgccccaggcggggtgtctgttccctccccgctgaggggtccggatagtatatgggggtccgggacccttgggaggtccggggcccccggttgttttggctgagcgctcccttctccgggacacgcggcgtcaccggacccttccctagCAAGGAATGGGTCTGGGGCCGCTGACCCGGTGAGAAGGGCTTCGGACCgcgggggtccggctgctcaggccgtcagcgcgtagtcaaggataactacgaggctctcgcctagacacagcaagaggggtaccctagtccagaggtaccgacagtggcccccgggcccacctcgggggaggtacgaacccgcaggtggggccattatcgtGCCGTGTTCCGATGCAACCTGGTTGCGTTGGCGTGCTCAtgtcgagagcgggtgctccggatcCACTAGAGGCCAGAGCACCCATTGCCAGGTTCAGTTACTAGAGCACTCTCCATAGGGCggtgaaggtgtaggcttagggtacggaaccaagctaagcggctacacggacctCGGATCGCCCAGGGAgcgagcaccacttccccggacccggctccTGGCGACCGTAGTGATcggtctccaccggagcgggccaccagagtggacttgggcgaccgtggcgagcggtctccgccggagcgggccaccggagtggacttgggcgaccgtggcgagcggtctccgccggagcgggccaccggagtggacttgagttgtCGCCATTGATCCAATGATATACGTCACCGGACCTTGTGGTAGGGCATAGGAAACCatgccttatactagaaaggactCCGGACCTCTAGGCACGGCAgcctcggatactaggggactcgtaacagggcagtgaagtgcataggcttagggtacattactaggctaagcggctacgcagaacttctccaccccaggatacaagcaccacttccccggagcaggtccctaggagtTCGTgccgccttccagctagaaggggtatccagcctgaccacaagccagcaactcaatgTGGATCATTAGCAACAAAGGAAAGACTCCGCACGGGAGAAGGAAACAGTCAAGCCGAAACGGATGAGTGCAATTAAGCTAATGTAAAGATAAGACTAAGAaagcaaatctcctttattactCGATTCATATGGTTagcgtggtgtacatcagaggtcgggattacgagggcggacctctaccgctctggaccactcgctggtgtcgcctgtttgcgcgacgaagccagaggtcgggtttacaagggcggacctttacctcTCTAGACTGCACGTAGGCACCAcatcattacaaaggaggagCACTCTTAATCTTATCTAGGGGCAACCTACTACCGCCGTCCCGTAAGGCATGTACGATCCTGGCCGGAGTGGAATCACCACCTTGGGAGTTCCTCTTAGTCGTCGGAGGCAAAGGGGACCTGGACGTGCCtgtacagcatcatccagcatcacctcagGAGCTTGCAGGGCTCTTCCCAGCACAAGAACTATCCTATGCTCAGATAGCATgggaacaaattctttggctttgaatgggagtggcccagtCATCGCTGGCTGCCGTCGGAAGCCAGCCCGGTGGCCGCTCACAGTGAGCTGAAACCGGCTTGACACCCTGGCGCAGCGGAAGGATgggtgctcgtttggacgagcacagagtgtggagaagggcggtcatTCGCCGGCTTCCTCCTGGTGCTGACACAGGGCCCCCGCACCTCGTGGCAGAGGTCGaggcctgtctgcagcagcaccgagagaggcttgagccaggcgagggagaaggcgacCGTCATCTTTCCTGAGTCACAGCCGTCGGCTCTAGgctccatcttgagaggaaaccttgagccgacgtcgtGCCGCCGCGGGGGAACcccggtggttgcttgagagaaaaccttgagccgatgcTGGGGTGTCGTAGGGTGACGCACAGCAGACATCGCcgctgcgcgccaccgcgccggctctgaggtgtcgtagTGGCGACCCACAGCAGGCACcgctgtcgtgcgccgccgcaccaacGGCACTGCCGCCTAGGTGCCGGGGCATGCGGCGTAGGTGACGCCATGcctttcttcatcttctcgtcgtcgttgtaGAGGAtgtgctcaacctcagaagcctAGAGGTTAGCGAAGATCTGGCCTATGCCTGCGTGCTCCCCACGGACGGTGCCAAATGTTGTGGTTTGTGgagacccacagccgggtggcgtagtgcacccgcctaatcccagagggtgagtactcggggaagcgcTAGGCGATTCGGCAGGTCTACCTAGGGAGCAAGAATACAAGAACACtagaggatttagagtggttcgggctgccagagcgtaataccctacatacactgtgagttgtattgctcttgcatatgaatgaatctatcctctgcccaggtTGGGTACTAGCCTCTGCCCGGACTTCTCCGTACCCGCCTTTCTCTAAcaggcgtctcccttttatagcccaaggggacgcgtacacaggcgttgagaccccgacaggtgggtccaacgcggatgtatagtatactgcgcagaaggcattaatggtgctacagtggttgagaatctctccccggatacgcttcatcgccctgtggactctctgaccgaggaaTAGATTCACCTGTCccgtcggcgaggcgcccgttgaggtagtgtaggttgcggcgtagactgttgggtctaccgcgtaggcgtcatGATGGGCAAAGGCGAGCCTTCGTGTCGTGTccaactggcgtagcagactgacatgcgtggcgtgggcggcgccaacggctgcactgtgtgccttggtaacgcgcgatcaacagtacagcctggcaaaggtcacctcgggctctgttgtggcagagcgcacttacgtatcccgtattgaatgcggtagctgggcgagtcttcccgaggaagcttcgcGGCCGCGTGCGTGCCTgcacctgcggacacgtggcggctccggacctgcCCCAGGCGGgatgtctgttccctccccgctgaggggtccgaaTAGTatatggggggtccgggacccttgggaggtccggggcccccggttgttttggctgagcgctcccttctccgggacacgcggcgtcaccggacccttccctagCAAGGAATGGGTCTAGGGCCGCTGACCCGGTGAGAATGGCTTTGGACCgtgggggtccggctgctcaggccgtcagcgcgtagtcaaggataactacgaggctctcgcctagacacagcaaaaggggtaccctagtccagatgTACCGACAGTGGTAAAACATTGAACAGGCCCTGCAATCCAAGAAACAAAGCACGGTTCATCTAAAGGTAAGATAAAACTATTACACATCCCACCTATTAGATAACTTATCAGCATGGCACTGCCTGCAGTGCTCCACAATAGTCAGCTTAACTGTGGACGGAACTTTATCCTCGATGTATGTTCTAATAGCCGCAGCACCTCTACGGGCTTCCATGAGAAAACCCTTACTCATGGGTACGCACCTGCCGCCAGATATTTCAGTATCACACTTAGGATCACCATAAGTGGTGTCTAGTGTAAGGCAATCAAGTGACTTCGCGTTCTTGAGTATATGTATATAACATGTTAGCTCAACCAGGCCCTTAGAAGAGCTGAAACCTTTGATCTTCACACTCTTGAGGTGGTCATGGTGCTGTTCAGGTATCTGCCTCAGCTGTGATGAGCCTCCAAaaatagatgcatgatccatacgTTCCTGACATACCTGAGGGCGGAAGACATCATAAAGTAGAATTAAAAATGGTTCCAACAAAGTGGTCAGATACTCTGCAGAACGGAATGAACAATGCCTTACATCCAGCAACCAAGTCTCCAAGGAAGGAGAACCATCAAGAAAAGAAACAAGATAAAAATAATCATAGGATGGGCAAACCATCCAGGTCAGAGTAATAGTCAAATGCTTCAGGAAAAGGAATTTCGTAGGCAGCATTGGTGTATTGACCCTCTGCAAGATAAAGATATGTCTCAGATTAATTATACAAAAAGTATGACTACTGTGATATGCATCTATCCCGTAGTCTACGAACTAAACACTATGCCAGAATCGCACAAAGAAGACAACATATTAGGCGACACTGATTTGAACCGCGTCACCAAAAAACTTTTGGTGACGCGTCCAAACCAACCGCGTCACCTATATACCAGCTACAGCCGGCGAAGATCGAGACTCGTCA
The Panicum virgatum strain AP13 chromosome 6N, P.virgatum_v5, whole genome shotgun sequence genome window above contains:
- the LOC120677857 gene encoding uncharacterized protein LOC120677857, producing MRNHSGIGIKIFMLQLYDIFYACHYLDRWLQIAVTPGIEKLTLLLFHCLKVSYCSKLRVIESKARNLFSFILLGQRVKVSLGETMQMKKLCMSRTCLICYACTELPSNMPNLETLSIGSHRERVNTPMLPTKFLFLKHLTITLTWMVCPSYDYFYLVSFLDGSPSLETWLLDVCQERMDHASIFGGSSQLRQIPEQHHDHLKSVKIKGFSSSKGLVELTCYIHILKNAKSLDCLTLDTTYGDPKCDTEISGGRCVPMSKGFLMEARRGAAAIRTYIEDKVPSTVKLTIVEHCRQCHADKLSNRWDV